One Helianthus annuus cultivar XRQ/B chromosome 7, HanXRQr2.0-SUNRISE, whole genome shotgun sequence genomic region harbors:
- the LOC110867188 gene encoding receptor-like protein EIX2 gives MSAKWLLFLRSFLFAILTHLAAFSTPIHKAPPALNGTNVDRLALLAIKSMIKGDPQGLLTSWNHSSTNFCQWQGVTCSLHHQRVTHLDLSHGGLIGTLSPSIGNLSFLRVIWFPNNSFSSEIPPEIGHLFRLRQLRLHNNSFTGNIPATLMNCSNLQILNLGNNNLVGKIPDGIGSLSMLSFLSLHDNILQGGIPPFIANLTLLDTLSLANCQLGGSFPNLFHGLTNLRRLSVAGNNLIGTIPPSLYNCSSLEELRLFDNKLTGRLPKNLGSMMPHLVELWLSNNHIQGNLLSIPATLHVLNLGCNNLWGELPSLSNGSSALILDLSNNYFVGSVHNLVCSNGVNTIEFVDLGYNQLSGVIPECWEKWSSLKVLQLSCNNLSGEIPRTLGSVPLLQLLGMGGNKISGSLPSSLMNLSYLKILGLNKNNLVGIIPPWIGIKLTMLKILNLRSNNFYGNTPNQLCYLSHVQMLDLSHNNLSGNIPRCFNNFSVLSGKETNLEVRFSFNFGSIVYFVRDLLVMKGREDTYGSILGLVTLLDLSSNNLSGQIPSELTTLHNLQSLNLSRNQLTGEIPNKIGDMKSLESFDLSVNNLSGELPMSLSGLNFLSSFNVSYNNLTGRIPTGTQIQSFSESSFFGNKLCGSPLTNDCGHVDKPDTTSHQKEVAGSHKVDWGLIISIVLGFITGFWVIGVSLILNRSWRITYFRLMRKLIKV, from the coding sequence ATGAGTGCAAAATGGTTGCTTTTCTTGCGATCATTTCTCTTCGCCATCCTGACACACCTTGCAGCATTTTCCACACCCATTCACAAGGCACCACCAGCACTGAACGGCACCAACGTTGATCGTCTAGCATTGCTTGCTATTAAATCCATGATTAAAGGTGACCCACAAGGTCTCTTGACCTCATGGAACCATTCCAGCACTAATTTCTGCCAATGGCAAGGTGTTACATGCAGCCTTCACCACCAAAGAGTCACCCACTTGGACCTCTCACATGGAGGCTTAATTGGAACGTTGTCTCCTTCCATCGGAAACCTAAGCTTTCTCAGGGTCATTTGGTTTCCTAACAACTCATTTTCAAGTGAAATTCCACCTGAAATTGGCCATCTCTTTAGATTACGACAACTACGTCTTCATAACAACTCTTTCACGGGAAACATTCCGGCCACCTTAATGAATTGCTCCAACCTCCAAATCCTTAACTTGGGTAACAATAATCTGGTCGGCAAGATTCCAGATGGGATTGGTTCATTGTCCATGCTAAGCTTCCTCTCCCTTCACGATAACATTCTACAAGGCGGGATTCCACCCTTCATCGCAAATCTTACATTGCTTGATACGCTTTCTCTCGCCAACTGTCAACTCGGTGGAAGCTTTCCCAACTTATTCCACGGGCTGACTAACCTGAGAAGACTTTCAGTGGCTGGAAACAACCTTATTGGTACCATCCCGCCTTCTCTTTATAATTGTTCATCTTTAGAAGAACTGAGGCTCTTTGATAATAAACTCACTGGTAGATTACCCAAAAATCTGGGTTCAATGATGCCTCATCTTGTAGAACTTTGGTTGTCAAATAATCATATCCAAGGAAATTTATTGTCTATCCCAGCAACACTTCATGTGCTCAACTTGGGTTGTAATAATTTGTGGGGGGAATTACCATCTCTCTCAAATGGTTCGTCTGCATTAATTTTGGACCTATCAAATAATTATTTTGTGGGATCAGTACATAATTTGGTTTGTTCCAACGGGGTGAACACGATCGAGTTTGTTGATTTGGGATATAATCAGTTGTCAGGTGTTATTCCGGAGTGTTGGGAGAAGTGGTCGAGCTTGAAAGTCTTACAATTAAGTTGTAATAATTTGTCTGGTGAGATTCCAAGAACATTGGGCTCTGTACCTTTGTTGCAATTACTGGGCATGGGTGGAAACAAGATTTCAGGAAGCTTACCTTCTTCCCTAATGAATCTGTCATACTTAAAGATCCTTGGACTtaataaaaataatcttgtaggAATCATTCCACCATGGATTGGAATAAAACTCACTATGTTGAAAATTCTCAATCTTAGATCCAACAATTTTTACGGAAATACTCCTAACCAGCTATGTTATCTTTCACATGTTCAAATGTTGGATCTCTCTCATAATAACCTCTCAGGAAATATTCCTAGATGTTTCAACAACTTTAGTGTGCTTTCGGGCAAAGAAACTAATTTAGAGGTTCGATTTTCATTCAATTTTGGCAGTATTGTTTATTTTGTTCGTGATTTATTGGTGATGAAGGGACGAGAAGACACTTATGGATCTATCCTAGGACTAGTCACGCTTTTGGACCTTTCGAGCAACAATTTGTCTGGGCAGATCCCTAGTGAGCTCACGACCCTCCACAATTTACAATCACTAAATTTATCAAGAAATCAACTGACAGGAGAGATACCAAATAAGATTGGAGACATGAAATCACTTGAATCGTTTGATTTATCAGTAAACAATCTTTCTGGGGAACTTCCTATGAGTTTGTCAGGGTTGAATTTCTTGAGTAGCTTTAACGTGTCCTACAACAATTTGACAGGAAGAATTCCAACAGGTACGCAAATTCAAAGCTTCAGTGAGTCCAGTTTCTTTGGAAACAAACTTTGTGGATCTCCACTTACTAATGATTGTGGACATGTTGACAAACCTGATACCACAAGCCACCAAAAAGAAGTCGCTGGATCACACAAAGTAGATTGGGGGTTGATTATTAGCATAGTGCTTGGATTTATTACTGGGTTTTGGGTCATTGGGGTTTCATTGATACTCAATAGATCATGGAGAATCACGTATTTCCGTCTCATGAGGAAATTGATCAAGGTATAA